One genomic region from Edaphobacter dinghuensis encodes:
- a CDS encoding PadR family transcriptional regulator, with protein MRKKPEYRDLFPGALELMILKSLSWRSMHGYALAQRLKEISEDYLRIEEGSLYPALQRMLKVGWLETEMGLSARNRPVRVFKVTEVGKKHLEQEIASVEKMFAGITRVLALAGE; from the coding sequence ATGAGGAAGAAACCTGAATACCGTGATCTCTTTCCGGGCGCATTGGAACTGATGATCCTGAAGAGCTTGAGTTGGAGGTCGATGCACGGCTATGCGCTTGCTCAGAGGCTCAAGGAAATTTCGGAAGACTATCTTCGAATTGAGGAAGGCTCTTTGTATCCAGCTCTTCAACGAATGTTGAAGGTTGGCTGGCTGGAAACTGAGATGGGCCTTTCGGCTAGAAACCGCCCGGTACGAGTTTTCAAAGTGACCGAGGTAGGCAAAAAGCATTTGGAACAGGAGATTGCGAGCGTAGAGAAAATGTTTGCTGGAATTACCCGCGTGCTCGCATTGGCAGGAGAGTAG
- a CDS encoding ABC transporter permease, whose translation MSWLRQLFSHRSRYQELSEPIREHLDEKIADLMDRGMTREQAERVARREFGNVAVIEERSREVWLWPRWDSLLGDAKLALRQVSRSPGFVLVACLTLALGIGANTAIFSVVNALLLNNLPYVQPQRIGTLYARTTGSHPSDERRTIDGEQWELLRDNVPSVLSAVSAIHPAGVVLQTASHAQYLHSGRISARYFDVLGIQPALGQNFTAEDDLPNGPRVAILSYSLWRTAFGKDQHVLGQVVLLKGEPYTVVGVLPEHATTPLDADIYTDLQPSRDGEGQTTNFLATVLLRNGFTWQEANSQIERALYQSHQTLEFARSNPDEKRTYYWMPLQQAQTQTLRPQVLALMLASGLVLLIACANLAGLALVRMLRRTGEIATRMALGASRWRIQRQLWIENLLVALIGGSAGIGLGFIALRSLLKMLPEHFLPVQHVPLDGRVLAFTLLLSLLTSILFGMLPAFATNKVDLRSSIGNRSVIGTGRARLRQGLIAGEVALTVLLLAAAGLLIHTLVHLETMSPGFNPNGVITAQASLDNVRYQDPRALQTLFRESLTAMQNIPGVESAAVGLTLPYERALLDGVTLSDGKQAGDQVTTNEVFVTADYFKTLQIPLLAGRVFTNSDGPSTQHVVVINETFARKFFHEANAVGRQLENNNKNAMVVGVVADTVLSSATHLVTDAAPLTDQETIYVPYVQVDDAKLLSMVHTWIQPSWIVRSAHPGDDLTAQMQRALASVDPGLPFSGFYSMSDLQAKTLAMQRIEVALLSTMAGLALLLSAIGIFALVAHMVAERSREIGIRLALGSTVREAMIYAAKSGVIAAAAGLILGLFVCAGVLRVLQSFLYGVQVYDSATFLSVVLTIAAVSALASTIPAFRVARIDPNKALREE comes from the coding sequence ATGAGCTGGCTCCGACAGTTGTTCTCTCACCGCAGTCGCTATCAAGAGCTTTCAGAACCCATCCGTGAACATCTCGATGAAAAAATTGCCGATCTTATGGATCGCGGCATGACACGGGAGCAGGCGGAGCGAGTCGCACGTCGCGAGTTCGGCAATGTCGCTGTAATCGAGGAGCGCAGCCGCGAAGTCTGGCTGTGGCCGCGATGGGATAGCCTCCTTGGTGACGCAAAGCTTGCGTTGCGGCAGGTTAGCAGGTCTCCTGGGTTTGTTTTAGTAGCCTGTCTGACGTTGGCGTTAGGTATCGGGGCGAATACCGCGATTTTTTCCGTTGTGAACGCACTCCTACTGAACAACCTTCCGTACGTTCAACCGCAGCGCATTGGGACTCTCTACGCTCGGACCACAGGCTCTCATCCTTCTGACGAGCGAAGAACTATAGACGGAGAGCAATGGGAGCTATTACGTGACAATGTGCCCTCCGTGCTTTCGGCTGTTTCAGCAATTCATCCCGCCGGTGTGGTCCTTCAGACAGCCTCCCATGCTCAATATCTACATTCCGGACGGATTTCAGCGCGTTATTTTGACGTCTTAGGCATTCAGCCTGCGCTTGGTCAAAATTTCACTGCCGAAGACGATCTTCCTAATGGTCCCAGAGTTGCCATTCTGAGCTACTCGCTGTGGCGTACGGCATTTGGTAAAGACCAGCATGTCCTGGGACAAGTCGTTCTTCTAAAAGGAGAACCATATACGGTTGTCGGGGTGTTGCCTGAGCATGCAACCACTCCTTTGGATGCCGACATATACACAGACCTTCAACCGAGCCGCGATGGTGAAGGGCAGACGACTAATTTCCTCGCTACCGTGCTGCTACGTAATGGTTTCACTTGGCAAGAGGCAAATAGTCAGATCGAGCGCGCTCTGTACCAAAGTCATCAGACTTTGGAATTCGCAAGAAGCAACCCCGATGAGAAGCGGACCTATTACTGGATGCCCCTGCAACAAGCGCAAACCCAGACACTCCGTCCTCAAGTTCTAGCCCTCATGCTAGCGTCCGGCCTTGTACTGCTGATCGCATGCGCCAATCTTGCGGGACTCGCCTTGGTGCGGATGTTACGCCGCACGGGAGAGATCGCTACCCGCATGGCGCTTGGTGCGTCGCGTTGGCGGATTCAAAGACAACTTTGGATTGAAAATTTGTTGGTTGCTTTAATAGGAGGTTCCGCAGGAATCGGGCTCGGTTTTATTGCGCTAAGGTCGTTACTGAAGATGCTTCCAGAACATTTTCTGCCTGTGCAGCATGTGCCTCTCGATGGTCGAGTCTTGGCCTTCACATTGCTGCTTTCGTTGCTAACCAGCATTCTCTTTGGTATGCTCCCAGCTTTTGCCACAAACAAGGTTGACCTGCGCTCGTCTATCGGCAACCGTTCGGTCATCGGGACGGGGCGTGCACGCCTACGGCAGGGATTGATCGCGGGAGAAGTTGCGTTGACGGTTCTACTGTTGGCCGCCGCAGGACTGCTGATTCACACGCTAGTCCATCTTGAAACTATGTCGCCGGGATTCAATCCTAATGGGGTGATCACTGCGCAGGCATCTTTGGACAACGTCCGGTATCAAGACCCCAGGGCTTTGCAAACGTTGTTCCGCGAAAGCCTCACCGCAATGCAGAATATTCCCGGAGTCGAAAGCGCAGCAGTCGGTTTGACCTTACCTTATGAGCGCGCATTGCTGGATGGAGTTACCCTCAGCGATGGCAAGCAAGCGGGGGATCAGGTTACGACCAATGAGGTGTTTGTTACCGCTGATTATTTCAAGACCCTACAAATTCCATTGCTGGCTGGTCGAGTTTTTACGAATTCGGACGGACCGAGCACGCAACACGTTGTGGTGATCAACGAGACCTTTGCGCGGAAGTTTTTCCATGAAGCAAACGCGGTGGGCCGTCAGCTTGAAAACAATAACAAGAATGCGATGGTTGTCGGTGTCGTTGCAGACACTGTATTGTCTTCAGCGACTCACTTGGTTACAGATGCAGCTCCTTTAACGGATCAAGAAACGATCTATGTTCCCTATGTCCAGGTTGACGATGCCAAGTTGCTTTCTATGGTGCACACATGGATTCAACCAAGTTGGATCGTTCGAAGCGCTCATCCGGGTGATGACCTGACTGCTCAGATGCAGCGCGCTTTGGCGAGTGTCGATCCAGGGCTTCCATTCTCCGGCTTTTACAGCATGAGCGATCTGCAAGCGAAAACCTTGGCGATGCAACGAATCGAAGTCGCTCTGCTTTCGACAATGGCTGGTCTCGCTTTATTGCTTAGCGCGATCGGGATTTTTGCGCTTGTTGCTCATATGGTAGCGGAGAGGTCCAGAGAAATTGGCATTCGCCTTGCGCTCGGTTCGACAGTTCGAGAAGCGATGATCTATGCCGCCAAATCAGGAGTGATTGCTGCGGCCGCGGGATTGATTCTAGGATTGTTTGTTTGCGCAGGGGTCCTGCGTGTCCTACAGAGTTTTCTCTACGGTGTTCAAGTATATGACAGCGCAACTTTTCTATCGGTGGTACTTACAATTGCAGCCGTATCCGCTCTTGCGAGCACAATACCCGCTTTTAGAGTCGCTCGGATTGACCCTAATAAGGCACTGCGGGAGGAATGA
- a CDS encoding 4'-phosphopantetheinyl transferase family protein has protein sequence MNAHYLARQICKLQIPFESGSVHVWSAAVPLLAPILNDPESLLSREELDRVDRFRPSGKKQEFLVGRALLRMILGSYCGIRPASVMFCYGHQGKPSVASTPHTSRRIAFNISHSIDIIVIAICEGEEIGVDVECLNYLGDVTPICMDILAEAEVGDVLALEVQQRRHAFCRYWVHKEAFLKQMGCGLSIAPRDVQVSFEGPGRSEISCPGHHPRRRIFGLEFPTAEGYVAALATPVQNVVARLFDVGAALH, from the coding sequence ATGAACGCTCATTATTTGGCACGTCAGATTTGCAAACTCCAAATACCGTTCGAATCTGGATCGGTGCATGTATGGAGTGCTGCTGTTCCGTTGTTGGCTCCAATATTGAACGACCCGGAGAGTCTTCTATCTCGTGAAGAGTTGGATCGAGTCGACCGGTTTCGACCTTCCGGGAAAAAGCAAGAATTCCTCGTCGGTCGCGCGCTTCTGCGGATGATTCTAGGAAGCTATTGCGGTATACGGCCGGCAAGTGTGATGTTTTGTTATGGGCATCAGGGAAAGCCCAGTGTAGCTTCGACGCCGCACACATCACGACGAATAGCGTTCAACATTTCGCATTCGATTGACATTATTGTGATTGCCATCTGCGAGGGAGAGGAAATAGGTGTGGACGTTGAGTGCCTGAATTATCTTGGCGACGTCACTCCTATCTGCATGGATATCCTGGCAGAGGCTGAAGTAGGTGACGTTCTTGCTCTGGAGGTCCAGCAACGACGGCATGCATTTTGTCGCTATTGGGTGCACAAGGAGGCATTCTTGAAGCAAATGGGATGCGGTTTATCTATCGCGCCACGAGATGTCCAAGTGTCCTTCGAAGGGCCAGGCAGGTCGGAAATCAGCTGCCCAGGCCATCATCCTCGCAGGAGGATATTCGGGCTCGAATTTCCAACCGCAGAGGGATATGTAGCCGCGCTCGCAACCCCCGTTCAAAACGTAGTCGCTCGACTCTTTGACGTGGGAGCTGCGCTCCATTGA